The DNA segment CCCGACCCCATATTTCCAGAGTCGGTTTAACCCGTGAAATCAGATTGAAGAACCAATGGGTCATAACCCATTGGGCCCCGAAGACCATTTCCCTTTCCTGAAGCCCAGGACATGGAGATGGATGATGACCCGGATCCCGCCAAACCACCATCTCAGACACCGACTCACCCCATCGAGATTTCAGATGGGTCgtcttttcatggatcaccttatcgTGGTCCAGACAGCTATGAGGCAAGGTTTGCCAAATACGACTGGGTGTTTACTCCCTCTTACCACCCgtctcagcagcaacaacaacaggacCCCTCGGAGAATTCACGTTTTATAGCGGtcactccaccgccaccaccgccgccagagcagcaaccgcctccggagccaccgaggcgtaGGAGAAAAGgagcacggatgtccgtgcgagggggattCCATTTCATCACCCCTCAGCATTCAAGTGGCAGTAATTACCCGCCACTATATGAAGACCCACagatgggtgggccttcaaacccTGTTTCCGAGATGGACTCTGCGCTAGTCGCACCGCCACCAGTGGGTTATGATAAACCAATTCCTTTGTATGCCAGTGCAAtggcgtataacccttttgaaCAACCGGTCCATACTAACTACAACTACGGCGAAGTTAACCCATATCTTGTAGCGGTGAACTGCAATGCTCTTCATCCCGAAGGGCCCTATGGAGCTCCCTGACAGACTGGATACCCGGCCTATGGGTACCAGtacccgccacctcctcaacctccgcAGCATCAGCAGCCGCAGCCGCCGCAGATCCAGCCACAACAACAGCAGGAGATTCTTCAAAGGTTGAGCCAGGTGGAGCGTGAGGTTCAAGAGGAGCGTAGAAGCCACCGGGGATTTCTTAAGGGTTTGGCAATCTTAATCAATGGGAAGAGCAGAAGGGatcattaagattctttatttgttttttgttttctttaaattttcaattaagtccctgcgtggacatctatttatGTAtctagtccctgcgaggacttgtagtttcagtttagcccctgcgtgggcaacTTATTCCTGTTAAAGTCCtgtttagggcaattatgtactctTTTAAATTCTAGTGGCATGTTATAATTTAAATTTCATTTTGTCATCATATGCacgaaaataatatatatgaaataaataaataaaaaatataacattCCTTTTGTATGATCTGCCATTATATTAAACAAATCTTAAAGGCAAAGCCTAGTCCATATGTCCTATTAAGACAGGGCCATGATGGTAGTTCCTTATTAAGATTTaaattcttgttaacatctgaaaacatgttaacactcctagcaaaatgtgattcgttaaaatcacataagtcatcttTATATTGGACCCTTCCAATTCCTTTTTGTGTTATTTAAAACATCGAGTAGTGATGTAATGCCTGcgggccatattcattgtcatataagacaaaagacagttgtagtcaaTGACTTCCTGTCAAGAAAGGTAATGAACTGCGTTCAAACCTAAATGCCTCGATTCTAtaaaatcatggcttataatttaTACTTGTCCTTGTGACCTGGCCTTTTGTGCCTTTATAATATTGTAATAAATTATAACTaaggataattataatgaaaatcctgaatgAATATGTTTAATAAATTAACCCATATGgtttattaataccatggttaataaatcatcaagAATGACAATACAGCTATAGACTTCTAAATAAATCATTGTCAtcattttatgtagcaatcaagttACATGGCAGAATCAGAAGAAGTCAACAGTCATCCAAGGGAGAATCATGGTACTACTAGGATCAACGTAGCGGAACTTCAAGCATTGATTGATAATGCTGTTACCAAGGCCATGGATAGGCAGTTTAATGAATCAAGTAGTACTCGGAGCAAGACCCTATCGGTACCTCATTCTAAATCGCACCCTAAGACTCACTCTgtggctcatagtaagccaccatCTAAAACTCACGACTCAAAGAAGGATGATGGCCAACACTCTTCAAATCAGCATAGTGTTCCGTCTAAGAAGATTATATTCAACCAAGAGCCACGTGCAAAAACCTGTTCATATAagtattttgtctcctgcaagcccagggatttcactggggaaaaggagccgttgattgcatgacgtggctagatgagatggatacaTTGGTCGATATTAGTGGGTGTGCTGAGCAAGATGTTGTGAAGTATGTTTCACAATCGTTCAAGGGagaagctctagcttggtggaggtctttaATCCAAGCTACTAGAAAGATTCCGTTATACAACTTACCATGGGCTCAATTTGTTGCTTTGATTAAGGAGAATTTATgtcctcaacatgaggttgagaagatcgagaccGACTTTCTGACATTGGTTATGAAGAACTTGGACTGCCAAGCATATCTCATGAGTTTTAACaccatgtctcgattggttccatacTTGGTGATACCGGAACCAAAACgtatagcccgtttcattgggggtttagccccggaGATAAAAGCTAGTGTGAAAGCCTCTCGCCCTACTACATTTAGGTCAGTAGCTGAATTGTCATTATCTCTTACCCTTGATGCGGTCAGGAAGAGATCGCTTAGGAATTCTGATGCTGGAAAGAGAAAACGTGGGGATGATAACTCACACCATTCAGAAGAGAAGCACAAAGGGAACTATGATCACAAGAAGAGTTCAGGGTTCAAGAAAGAGGACCAACAGTCGGGtgagaagcccaaatgcaagaTCTACAAGAAGGGTCATCTAGGAAAGTGCAGGTATGAATCAAAATCCCAATCACAGCTtagggcttgtgggatctgtAAGTCTTCTGAGCATAAGACGTTGGATTGTAAGAAGattaaggatgcaacttgttacaactgtaacgagaaggggcatatcaagtcTAACTGCCCAAAGTATGTCAAGAAACCTGAGGAAAGCAAGAAGgccaatgctagggtctttcagatgaatgcaTAGGAAGCAATTCAGAATGACaacgtgataacaggtacctttcttatcaatgatgtttatgcaagagtaatatttgattcgggtgcagataagTCGTTtatagataataagttttgtaagttatTAAATCTGTCTGATAAAACCCTAAGCATAAAGTACGAAGTAGAATTGACCGTTGGTACCATAGAAACCGCTTCAACCATGTTAGATGGatgctttatatccattaggaaccacttcTTTCCATTATCCTTGCTTCTTTTGAAATTAGCAGGTTTCGACATAGtgattggcatggattggttatctcataaccaagcccagattgtttgtgacaagaaacaagtggttatcaagactctgtatggtgagccactcacaatacaaggagatactcagtatgggttacctaagcaagtgtctatgcttaaggcgtcaaggtgtttgaagaagggttgcgtcatttacatggcacaagtgaatATTGATGAACCAAAACCCAAGGTTGAAGACATCCCTGTTATATCTGAATATccagaagtattccctgaagaactaccagGTTTACCCCCCGATAGGtaagtggagttcagaatcgacattattcctggagcagcacctattgcaagagcaccttacaggttagcaccaactaagatgaaagagttaaggactcaactggatgatttattggaaaaaggatttattcgacctagttcgtctccttggggagcaccgatcctgtttgtgaagaaaaaggatgggtcGATgtgtctatgcatcgattatcgcgagcttaacaaggttacaatcaagaacagatatccattgcccagtatcaacgatctgttcgatcagcttcaaggagcaagttacttctccaagattgatttaaggtcaggctaccatcaattga comes from the Helianthus annuus cultivar XRQ/B chromosome 4, HanXRQr2.0-SUNRISE, whole genome shotgun sequence genome and includes:
- the LOC110933390 gene encoding uncharacterized protein LOC110933390, with the protein product MTWLDEMDTLVDISGCAEQDVVKYVSQSFKGEALAWWRSLIQATRKIPLYNLPWAQFVALIKENLCPQHEVEKIETDFLTLVMKNLDCQAYLMSFNTMSRLVPYLVIPEPKRIARFIGGLAPEIKASVKASRPTTFRSVAELSLSLTLDAVRKRSLRNSDAGKRKRGDDNSHHSEEKHKGNYDHKKSSGFKKEDQQSGEKPKCKIYKKGHLGKCRYESKSQSQLRACGICKSSEHKTLDCKKIKDATCYNCNEKGHIKSNCPKYVKKPEESKKANARVFQMNA